Proteins encoded within one genomic window of bacterium:
- a CDS encoding substrate-binding domain-containing protein — protein MRPMMLVLLAAAMAVLLAGCPQPQTSTSQPPAPQGPAPAPPGSGQSLKIAMIAKSSTNPVFLSARTGAEAAARDLSAKHGINITIDWRTPPTEDGQVQAQRLTQAANEGANAILISCSDAGKVTGAINDVVARGVPVMTFDSDAPQSKRFAYYGVDDLKTGGQVLEELAKLIGGKGKVAILAGNQNAPNLQKRVQGVKDAATKYPGIEIIGTFYHPETPQDAAAEVTRVMNAYPGIRGWAMIGGWPLFTKSLLTTLDPQKVSVVSVDALPAELPYIEKGITPVLLAQPTYKWGYVSVEKIVAKVQLKQDVPVVNTMELVRVTKDNLGEWARQLKEWGFTDVPEQYLQMK, from the coding sequence ATGCGCCCCATGATGCTCGTCCTGCTTGCTGCCGCAATGGCTGTACTGCTGGCCGGTTGTCCGCAGCCGCAGACGTCCACGTCTCAGCCGCCCGCCCCGCAGGGGCCGGCCCCAGCCCCTCCGGGGTCCGGCCAGAGCCTCAAGATCGCCATGATCGCCAAGAGTTCCACCAACCCGGTGTTCCTGTCCGCCCGCACCGGGGCCGAGGCAGCCGCCAGGGATCTGTCGGCCAAGCACGGGATCAACATCACGATTGACTGGCGCACGCCGCCGACTGAGGATGGGCAAGTGCAGGCCCAGCGCCTCACCCAGGCCGCCAACGAGGGCGCCAACGCCATCCTGATCTCCTGCTCGGACGCCGGCAAAGTGACCGGGGCCATCAATGATGTCGTCGCCCGCGGCGTGCCGGTCATGACCTTCGACAGCGATGCACCGCAGTCCAAGCGCTTCGCCTACTACGGCGTGGATGACCTCAAGACCGGCGGGCAGGTGCTGGAGGAACTCGCGAAGCTGATCGGCGGCAAGGGCAAGGTCGCCATCCTGGCCGGTAACCAGAACGCCCCGAACCTGCAAAAGCGCGTCCAGGGCGTGAAGGACGCTGCCACGAAGTACCCAGGGATCGAGATCATCGGCACGTTCTACCATCCGGAGACGCCGCAGGACGCCGCCGCCGAAGTCACCCGCGTGATGAACGCCTACCCCGGCATCCGCGGCTGGGCGATGATCGGCGGCTGGCCGCTGTTCACCAAGTCTCTGCTGACGACCCTCGACCCCCAGAAGGTGTCGGTCGTCTCGGTGGATGCCCTGCCGGCCGAGCTGCCCTACATCGAGAAGGGCATCACCCCCGTGCTACTGGCCCAGCCGACCTACAAGTGGGGCTACGTGTCGGTCGAGAAGATCGTGGCGAAGGTGCAGCTCAAGCAGGACGTTCCCGTCGTCAACACCATGGAACTGGTGCGCGTGACGAAGGACAACCTGGGCGAGTGGGCCCGACAGCTCAAGGAGTGGGGCTTCACCGACGTGCCGGAGCAGTACCTGCAGATGAAGTAG
- a CDS encoding sugar ABC transporter ATP-binding protein produces the protein MDRGLYSPRGDIRGLESPRSNMNAIEFRNITKRFPGSLALDGVSLSVAAGSCHGLVGENGAGKSTLGKILAGIHQADGGEMCVFGRGVAFRSPAEALAAGIALVHQELSFCENMTVAENLLLGRLPRVGPFVSQRRLATEARRLLAEIAPEVPVGRRLGELSVSQQQLVQIAGAIARGARIIIFDEPTSSLSDREAQRLHALVRDLVSRGVTCLYISHRLPEIFSLCDTITVLRDGCVVHTAPRAELSEDEVIGHMIGRKLAEYFPKSASQAPGEVLLQVEGLGSAGRFSEVSLSVRAGEIVGLAGLVGAGRTEVAEAIFGLDTRAQGTVRLRGAALRPRPRRMIDRGVGLVPEDRKRHGLVPAMSVNDNLTLPTMPRLASVGWLRGRRQRAVTAQYLRQLSIRTRGPEMLISALSGGNQQKVMLSRWLAADCRVLLLDEPTRGVDVGAKADIHALIDDLAARGMGILLISSELPELLHLSTRLLVMREGRLVAELPRGDLEQERVLRLMTGTN, from the coding sequence ATGGACCGCGGGCTTTACAGCCCGCGCGGGGACATTCGCGGGCTGGAAAGCCCGCGGTCCAACATGAACGCCATCGAGTTCCGTAACATCACCAAGCGCTTTCCCGGCAGTCTGGCGCTCGACGGCGTCAGCCTGTCGGTCGCGGCCGGCTCCTGCCACGGGCTCGTTGGGGAGAACGGCGCGGGCAAGAGCACGCTGGGCAAGATCCTGGCCGGCATCCACCAGGCCGACGGCGGCGAGATGTGTGTCTTCGGTCGCGGCGTCGCCTTCCGTAGCCCGGCCGAGGCCCTTGCCGCCGGCATCGCGCTCGTCCATCAGGAACTGTCCTTCTGCGAGAACATGACCGTGGCCGAGAACCTGCTGCTGGGGCGGCTGCCGCGGGTGGGGCCGTTCGTGTCGCAGCGACGCCTCGCCACCGAGGCCCGCCGCCTGCTGGCCGAGATCGCCCCGGAGGTCCCGGTGGGGCGACGGCTGGGCGAGCTGTCGGTCAGTCAGCAACAGCTCGTGCAGATCGCCGGGGCCATTGCCCGCGGCGCCCGCATCATCATCTTCGACGAGCCCACCAGCAGCCTGTCGGACCGCGAGGCCCAGCGCCTGCATGCGCTCGTGCGCGACCTGGTTAGCCGTGGTGTCACGTGCCTGTACATTTCGCACCGGCTGCCCGAGATCTTCAGCCTCTGTGATACAATCACGGTGCTGCGCGACGGCTGCGTGGTCCACACCGCTCCCCGCGCGGAGCTATCCGAAGACGAGGTCATCGGCCACATGATCGGCCGGAAGCTGGCCGAGTACTTCCCTAAGAGCGCATCCCAGGCGCCGGGGGAGGTGCTGCTGCAGGTCGAGGGGCTGGGGAGCGCGGGGCGGTTCAGCGAGGTCAGCCTGTCGGTGCGGGCCGGGGAGATTGTGGGGCTGGCCGGCCTCGTCGGCGCCGGGCGGACGGAGGTGGCGGAGGCCATCTTCGGCCTCGACACCCGCGCGCAGGGCACGGTGCGCCTGCGGGGCGCCGCCTTGCGGCCGCGGCCGCGCCGGATGATTGACCGGGGCGTCGGCCTCGTTCCCGAGGACCGCAAGCGCCATGGCCTCGTGCCGGCCATGTCCGTGAATGACAACCTGACGCTGCCGACGATGCCCCGGCTGGCCTCGGTCGGCTGGCTGCGCGGCCGTCGTCAGCGGGCCGTGACGGCACAGTACCTGCGCCAGCTCAGCATCCGCACCCGCGGGCCGGAGATGCTCATCTCGGCCCTGTCGGGCGGCAACCAGCAGAAGGTGATGTTGTCGCGCTGGCTGGCCGCCGACTGCCGCGTTCTGCTCCTCGATGAGCCGACGCGCGGCGTCGATGTGGGGGCGAAGGCAGATATCCACGCCCTCATTGATGATCTGGCCGCCCGTGGCATGGGCATCCTGCTGATCTCCAGCGAGCTGCCGGAGCTGCTGCACCT
- a CDS encoding ABC transporter permease — translation MPSSDAPPTAPAAPRPSLRLEQLGLLGVIVLLAVLLSMLAGSHQDPETGRTVNNFLNPNTLLQTATDASFFAIMAVGATMVIISGGIDLSVGSVFALAGVGMALALRAWQSDSVLLGLLICLGLGLACGLVNGLLIVNLRVHPFIITLGAMWVFRGLAFVSSRAESILVPDALTRFAKCSLGLPPTLSPLPLLAMVLVAALGSVFLTHMVTGRYIYAVGGNADAARYAGLRTGRVLTVVYALAGLTAGVAAFLGCSYYGSASCADATGYELYVIASAVVGGASLAGGKGSVVSAMLGAVLITLIRQSIRTLHFDQNYEWIIIGCAIIVAVVLDRLGHQISERRLAMGVDR, via the coding sequence CGGGGTCATTGTGCTGCTTGCCGTGCTGCTGTCCATGCTGGCCGGTAGCCACCAGGACCCCGAGACCGGGCGGACGGTCAACAACTTCCTGAACCCCAACACGCTGTTGCAGACCGCCACCGACGCCTCGTTCTTCGCCATCATGGCCGTCGGCGCCACCATGGTCATCATCTCCGGCGGGATTGACCTGTCGGTCGGGTCGGTCTTCGCGCTCGCGGGGGTCGGCATGGCCCTGGCGCTGCGGGCCTGGCAGTCGGACTCCGTGCTGCTCGGCCTGCTCATTTGCCTGGGCCTCGGGCTCGCCTGCGGGCTGGTCAATGGCCTGCTCATCGTCAACCTGCGCGTGCACCCCTTCATCATCACCCTGGGGGCCATGTGGGTCTTCCGGGGCCTGGCCTTCGTCAGCAGCCGGGCCGAGAGCATCCTCGTGCCCGATGCCCTCACGCGCTTCGCCAAGTGCTCGCTGGGGCTGCCGCCCACGCTGTCGCCGCTGCCGCTGCTGGCCATGGTGCTGGTGGCGGCCCTGGGCTCGGTTTTCCTCACCCACATGGTGACCGGCCGGTACATCTACGCCGTCGGCGGCAATGCCGACGCGGCGCGCTATGCGGGTTTGCGGACCGGGCGGGTGCTTACGGTCGTCTATGCCCTCGCGGGCCTGACCGCGGGCGTGGCGGCCTTCCTGGGCTGTTCGTACTACGGCTCGGCGTCCTGCGCCGACGCGACCGGCTACGAGCTGTATGTCATCGCCTCCGCGGTGGTCGGCGGGGCCAGTCTCGCCGGCGGCAAGGGCAGCGTCGTCAGCGCCATGCTCGGGGCCGTGCTCATCACGCTCATCCGTCAGTCCATCCGCACGCTGCACTTCGATCAGAACTACGAGTGGATCATCATCGGCTGCGCCATCATCGTCGCCGTCGTACTGGACCGCCTCGGCCACCAGATCAGCGAGCGGCGGCTGGCGATGGGCGTGGACCGTTGA